The sequence ttgtcactTAAAGTTTCTGttatgttatcgttattttagattttttgcgTTCTTGTTCTCCGCCTACCTTTATCCGCGATTCATCAGCCATTCGCATgtccttcttcctcccatcccaTCATTTTACTGTATATTAGTCTTCAAGTTGTATTCGAAGCCCAATCGTACAGTCCTCTTTTATGGTTTTCGTGAttgtctcccctttctcctattctccctctcccgctcttcttcctttctttctctttttccttttattctcaggTTATTCcctattgttgttgttcctgttccttccttctcccttatgTTATCTTCAGTTTtacctcccttcccatccttcttttttccttcccatcgTAATCCTCAattcatcattttttccttttttctcatccctcctcttcttctcctcctcctccctcccacaggTACCTGGAGAAGGACGCGTTCAAGAAGGCCGGCCTGGTCAACCTGCAGAAGCTGTACCTGAAGGAGAACGGCATCCGCAGCGTGCACAAGGACGCCTTCAGGGACCTCAGGATCATGATCGAGCTCGACCTCAGCGCCAACGCCGTCGACAAGCTGCACCTGCACACGTTCactggtgaggggggggggtgagggggagggggaggagagtgagagtgagggggagggaggaggggtggaagatggagagggggagggaaagggagggggggaggagggggagagggagagggaggggagagtgagggaaagggggaaggaggaggggggtggagagtgagggggagatgagggaaaagagtggtggaggaagggagagggatcaAGGGAgcgtaggaagaggagagggagagggggggaagggcggggtgaagggagaaggaagggtaagGGATGGGTAGTGAAGGAATCAGAGGGATtaagggagggagcaagggagagggattgctagagggaggggggtggagtgattggtgaaaagaaagaggggtgagggagagggagggaggagataagggataaagagagagtgagagggagggagagggcgcaGGGAGGGTAGGGATAAGAGAAGTTTGAGGgcgtggggaaggaggggtgaagagagagaggtctGCATGTGTTTTGTTGCACGAGTATTTTTGATGGATAATGCAATTAAAAGCCGAAGCAATAAAATATGCAAGGCGTCCCACCCACACGCGTTGAGCCATGGTGAATGGAGGAATACTTCCACGCAGTCGTTGTATCTGTCAGTTGTGGAGCGAATATTTTGCCTTTTATAGACTAGTGGGAAAAAATGTTCGAATGTGTAGCCCTTTGTAGTGCGTTGGCTTAcctacttttcatttattttttgttctctccctcgccctcgtcCCATTTTCTATTGCCCTGTTgctgctcttcttcctcattctctccctcttttacctttcgcaccctccctcccactttcccctcgtTCTCCCCAACCTCAAAATACtaatcattccctttctctcccccccccccttcttacacCCACAGGCCTAGAGAAGCTGCGCGTGCTGGACCTGAGCGAGAACGCGCTGATGCGCCTGGACGGGGTGcagttcccccctctcccccacctgcgCAAGCTCGACTTCCGAAATAACGACCTCGTCTACATCAACAACTACGCCTTCTCCAACCTGGCGCTGCTCACGTCGCtcaggtgagagagggggagggaggagggggaaggggagggaggagagggatggggagggaggagggagggagggggaagggggaggggaggaggagggggaggcagggagggaggagggggatggggagggaggagggggaggggggaagggaggaggggagggagggggaggggaggggaagggagggagggaggaggggatggggagggaggagggggaaggggagggaggagggggatggggagggaggagggggaggggagggaggagggggatggggagggaggagagggatggggagggaggagggggatggggagggaggagagggatggggagggaggagggggaaggggagggaggagagggatggggagggaggagggggaaggggagggaggagggggaaggggagggaggagagggatggggaaggggagggaggagggggaaggggagggaggagagggatgggtagggggagtAGGTGGGTGTAGCTGGGTacaggtgagagtgagagtccGGGTGAGAGTGGaggaagtgagagtgaaagtgagattgATAAAGAACTAGAGAGCGAATGTAGGGAGGAGCGTAGAATAGACATAAGAAACATAcgcatagggaaaaaaaaaaaaaaaaaaaaaaaaaaaaaaaaaaaaaaaaaaaaaaaaaaaaaaaaatatatatatatatatatatatatattttttttttttttttttttttttttttttttttttttttttttattcaatgatTTTTACCTTCCTATGGAACAAGTTATTTTCGTATCTCTCCTCTGCTTCCACACAAGAGCTACAACCAGCTGTCAGGAAAAAGGACAGCGTTGAGAACTCTCTTTTGTGCCATGTTTTGGAGTTATTTAAGaatatgagagggggggggggggtgaaatcaaGTGTTCATCTGGGAAATCATGCTGAAGTACTGCTAAGAATGGCGTTGCTTGATGTTTGCTATTatgtttaatgtttttcttttttttttatttaggatgTCGGAGGTATGGTATTAAACAGGagtatagttttataatatacaatgtgttgtttatttataggtatatatttgttctttttttctctatgtgtcagtgttttgtttattttgaaagTGTCATTTTGTTCGTATTTTCCCTTTTGCATGATAATGGCACACTTGTTTCCGATGCAAGCAAAGCCACTCCTTCCCTTTGTCCTTATTTCCTGAATCCCCGCCAGGCTCTCGGGGAACAAGCTGAAGCTCGTGCAGCCGGAGCTCTTCGTCAACAACACGAACCTGGTGGAGCTGGAGCTGCACGACAACCCGTGGGAGTGCGACTGCCGCCTCAAGAACCTGGTGCGCTGGACCAAGAAGAGGTCGCTCCTGCAGGTGAGGGGGGAGactgtaggagggggggggggggcatgcatgTAAACGTGTGGATTTGTTTAGGTTTTGTTAAAGGTGACTTTCGTGTGGCATTTACTTTCCTGGCATGTGCCTCTGCCTCCCGAGCATTCGTCTGACGCCCACTGTTTTGCAGGAGCACGTGACGTGCCACTCGCCGGAGCGCGTGTCGGGGCGCCGATGGGAGAACGTGAGCGACGAGGAGCTGGCGTGCCGCCCGGAGCTCATCGTGATACAGACGGAGGTTCCCGCCGCGCCGGGCCAGAACGCGTCGCTGACGTGTCGCGCGACGGGCGAGCCGCTGCCGCAGCTCAAGTGGGTGCTGCACGGCCGCGTGCTCACCAACATGTCGGTGATCCCGTTCTCGCAGCCCGAGCAGCGCTACGTGGTGCGCGAGGTGGTGGAGGCGGCCACGCGCTGGTCGGAGCTCACCGTCACGCACGTGCAGGACCACGACCTCACCTACTACACCTGCGTGGCCGACAACCTGGCGGGCCTCGTGGAGCACAACGTGTCGCTGGTGGCCGCCGCGCCGTCGCACACGGGCGCCGTGGCGCCCAAGGCCACGCTCGACCTCTACGCCATCATCGGCATCGCCACGGGCGGcgtcttgctgctgctgctgctcatcGTGGCGCTGTGCTGCTGCCTGCGGCGCCGCAAGAGCCGCGAGATGAAGGCGCGCCCCAAGGTGAACGGCACCGCGGGCGGCCACGTGGAGCACAAGAACGTGATGATCGTGAACCCGGTGGAGAAGCCGCCGCGCCAGTACGAGCAGGTGCCGCAGACGGACATCGAGATGGCGGCGCTTGCGGCGGACGCGGGCGCGCACCGCAGCTACGACGAGGTGGACTACCCCGAGGCTGGCCCTGCGGCGCACCGCACGCCCCTGGCCacgctggaggaggaggacgacgacctCCCGTCGCAGGACACGACGCTGCCGCTGGACGCGCCCTGCGCCGCGCCGGCGCACAGCGTCGTCGACTACCTGGGCCACTACCCCGACCTGCTGGACATGACGCGGCCGCGCGCCGTGTCGCCCACGCAGCTGTCCTACCACTCGCTGGTGGCGCCGCAGTTCGCCGCcgcgccgccgcccgccgccgaGTACCGCTACAGCTACGTGCACCCCGCCGAGTACACGCCGTACCCCGTGGCCTACGTCGCGCCGCAGCCGCAGCCGCGCCCTGGCTACGTGACGCTGCCGCGGCGCCACCGCTCGCCGTCGTGGGCAGGCCAGTCGTCGCTGGAGGCGGACGCCagctcgccgccgcctccgccgcagGAGGGCGAGCGCCGCTACGACCCCATCTACGACACGCTGGGCCCGCGCACCACCGCCGACGGCACCTCGCGCACCGACCTGACGCGCCCCGCGCTGCGCGCCGCCGAGCCCTTCACGCCGCGCACGCCGCAGTCGCCCGCCTCGCCGCCCGGGATGCCGGCCTACTACGCCCCCGCGACGGGCGGCCCGGCGCGCCCGCTCCACCACCAGCGCAACCACAGCTCCACGCTGCCGCGCTCCACGCCCAACCTGCTGGAGGGCGGGGCCGGCCTGAGCCTGCCTGCGCACCAGCAGGCGCTGCCCGAGGGCGTGCCGGCGCAGTTGGTGACCCGCGGCACCTTCCTGCCCGCCCACTCGCCCACGCCGTCCACCGCCAGCACCGCGCGGACCGCCTCGCCCGCCTACCGCGCCGCCTCGCCCGCGGTCGCCCCGTCGCCGCTGCACCTCccgcccgcctcctcctcccccgcctccgccgccgccgccacgccctcccgctcccccctcgCCTCCAGCAACGAGTCCACGCTCGACTCCTCCACgctctacaacaacaacaacaacaacaacagccacagCGTCAACAACAACACGAAGGCGGCCAAGGACCTGGACGTGAGCTCGGCGTCGACGGGCTCGGCGGCGTCGGCCAAGAAGGTGCCGCCCAAGCCGCCGCCCAAGCCCAGCGCCAAGCGGCTGTCCGTCgcgtccgtcgccagcgacccgCGCAAGGCGTCGCTGGCGGGCGAGGGCCGCGCGTTCCAGGACGAGGGGCCCGACGGCACGGAggtgtgaggaagggaggggggaggggagggagcgccTCCGCCGGGAAGGGGGGACTCGACGCGCGGCCAAGGCGTCGTCGCGCCGCCCACCGCGCCCACTGCGCCCCGCGTCCACGGCGGTGCGCGCGCTACGAGCGATGACGACAGCGAGGCAGTGTCCAGCAGCCCTGACGACGGCCTGGAGTGGGTGTAACGGCGACGGCGCCCCAGCCGCTCCGGCCGCCACCCTCGCCCCTGCACCCGCCCcatccctcgccgccgccgccgccgcgccccgAGCAGACGTGGCGCCGGGGCCAGCGTCGCCGGCGGTGCCAGTGCCGAGTGCGCGGAGCTCCGACGCCAGACGAGGCCGGCGCCCGGCGCCAGGACGCGCGTGAGCGACGGACGaggtccctctcccccactccttccccctccccctccctcccttgcccccctccctcccttgcccccctcccctccttcaccctctccccgccCCGCGGAGACAGAGCGAAGATCAAGAAGCCTTCCAGTGTGTGACGAACACTTTCTATCTTTGTTAAGGTAAACAAACAAGGtaaagatatgtacatatacatgtaagtgATGCACCAGATGATGGTTCCACAAGGGAAACGGCAGAAAAGGTGTTTAAAATAGAGCGCCTCTCCTCTttctagagagacagagagagagcgagagaaggaactGCAGCGCATGACCTGTGCATGGCACCGCTCGAACAAGGACGGGTCGTAGTGCAAGTGTGAAAACCAGGGTCGAGAGGCGCAGGTAGCAGCATCATGCAAGCAGACCAGCCAGTCAGcatgcctgcctgcttgcctgtctgtccgcctgtctgcctgcctgcttgcttgcctgcctgcctgcctgcctgtaggTACTACCCCTGCAGCTGCTTTTCTATGAATATTCTTTACATAGAGAATTTAAACGAAGCCACACCTTCATTTCCCCCCAAGAAGTTTGGACTGTGAAGTTGTGTGAGGATGTTTAAGATATAAAAAGCAAGAAGAAATCGTAGGATTAGATTTgaagaatttaaaaatgataaaaaaaaagaaatgaagtttGATTACtatgctgaatatatatattgtattttcatatCGCAAATTAGCACCAAATTTTGTATGTTCATATTTATTGACGGAATAATTAAGGGAAAACTGCTTGTGTGGAAACCTCCCCCGTTAGCCGCTCGTAGAGACGAAGTGTGTCTGTCAGTCTGGATGCCGTGTAAAGTAGAAATCATTTTGcatgtcgtcgtcgtcgtcgtcgtcgtcgtcatcgtgaTCCGGTAAAGGTAGAGACGAGTCGTGGACGCCGCCACGGTTTCCCAGCGCTGCAGAATCGTGAAAGCAGATTTCTATTCTATTCTtagttacatgtgtgtgtttgtgtgtacatataatcatCCGTATCCCGGAGAGAGGAAATTTTATGACGTCAGGAGTGACAATGCagccaagaggaagaggaggcgacgtgggcgggcgggcgtcgcGACGTGTGTTGGACGGACGGACGGCGGCGACGCAAGAGGACACAAGTTGAAGATGTTTAGACTCCTAAAGACGACAGGGGGCTCGCCTACGTCACCGACAACGCAAGAAGAGACGTCTAGACCCCTGGCGATGCAAAGGATGTCGTTTACTTTACGGACGAAGTTAAAAAGAGAAGGGTGTGAGTTACCGGCCACGCagagttagagacagagagacagctgCTGGCCGTGGAAAGCGAAAGAGACGTGTCTGGGCTGCTGGCGACGCGATGGGAGACAAGTGGTCGACAAAGCAGGGTTCCTAACATACGTTTTATGCTTAAGAAGAACACttccctgtgtgtatgtgtgtacgtgtgtgtgtatgtgtgacataGAGGATtcttgataatgtttttttttttttttaatctttattcttttgagGTACATTATGATAAAGAAGGGGATTCTAATTACGAAAGCTTTTGATATCAAGTCACACCGTAGTCATTAAGTTCTCTGTTTACGtttcacttccttccttttaGTAGCAAgggaggacaagaaaaaaaaagtacaaaaaattcGCCGGAGTAAGACAGggcatagttttttttattattattgtatataaaacctATTATATATGGATGTCCTCATCAATATGAAAATTACGTTTCTTTTTAATTTGGAATTCGGAGTGTCGTCTTTAGTCTCCCGAGGAGCTTGTGGAAATATTATGTAAGTCTTTCGTTACAAAGTTTGCTAGAATTCGCATTTCAGTTTGTTtctttaaataaaagtaaagaaaagtctACGGTTTTTGATTGGCTTTTCTCGATTTGATTGATTATTACATCTAAAATACACATCAAGAATGTTTTTGTGTTGTCTATTAAAGTATAAACTTGTAAAGGATCAATAGACTAGTTCagagttgtattattattattattattattattattattattattattattattattattattattattattattattattattattattattattattattattattattattattattattattattattattattattattattattattattattattgaatatttattagtattattgtcactgtcattagttattaaaataatcacaatcatcagtattatcacaattttattctttatttaaaatttttgcctcGACAAGAAATGGTTAATTTTGCGAGTTCTAGAAAAGAAAAGGGTATCACTTCGAAATAAAAAGCCTTTAGTTGACGAGAAAGAGTGCCAACCCTGTAAGAAATTGGagtggggggggcgggagggggaggggaggtaagccACATGTATTAAAGACACGTTAGTAAGATAaacagatgaggagaaagagagagagagggaagaaggtgaaAGAAAGATAGCCTTGATTAACCACCTTCGCTCCGTCTCTTCTCCATTCtcatcattcctttctctctctctccccccttttcattctcctttctcctcgtccttctttctctctttctttatgcctCTAATCTACCATTCTTTCCTCGATTTCCCCCCCAGTTTTTGTACGGGAAATCAGAGTACATTATATTTATCCTCTTATGATGagtgtttttttccttgtctttttcctctattttcctcgttcgtctcttcctcttcctcttcattcttcttcccccccccccccctccttctccacgcgtctttctcttcctctttttttttcttttcttccccctccttccgcgCGTGGGAATATAGTTGAGCAGTccaggcgaagaagaagaagaagaggaggaggaggaagaggaagaggaaaataagcaaTACCCGCCAGTCTTTGCAATATTTAGCAAGATGATGATTGtgtggattttctttttatttgaatacatgaccgttgttgttgctgtcactgTTACCTTTAATATAATTGTCTTGATCGAGGCGTGTGATTTAATACAGGAATCCGTATGTCAtactttgtataatttttttttttctaagtcatTTCTTTGGGTCATTTTATttcgtccctttccccctccccccccctctgctctctacaacccccccccccttccccagtgtTAGCTCATGCTCTAATATCTTTACCTTTCAGGAGAAATAAATTTtattgtctctatctatctctccttgttCTCTCAATCACTGTTTTCTATTCTGACCTCAAGAGTAATGTcgagataacatatatatacatatatatatatatttttatgctgtACCAAGACAGGACAGAAGCATATGTGTGACCCCATGTGACCTCCCTACTAGGCCTGTGTCATGCAATTTCTCTGCCgccttttgacccccccccccatctccccctctgcCCTCTATGGCCTGTGCcacaccccctaccccacccccctccctcacgaAGGCCCATTTGAGCTCAAAGTGCAACATATTTTTTCAACGTTGCATCAAAAGGGTAAAGTTAGAAGGGGCCAAAGACTGAGGTGTTGAAGTTATGTTTGGGGTTGACTTGGAAAtctgttattttctcttccccttccccccttcccctcttctccgtcTCGAGGATGGTCAAAAGGCAGCAGAACAGATAGTTATTTAAACATAttgtctcctacacacacacacacacacacacacacacacacacacacacacactcacactcacactcacactcacactcacactcacactcacactcacactcacactcacactcacactcacactcacactcacacacacactcacactcactcacactcacacacacacttcccccccccccctcctctcccttcccctccccttccctctttatcaacactctcctccctctctccccacctcaacgaaaatggagagagagagagaagagacagggaggggaaaaaatcccccccccccccattatttccCCATGTCATACTTTATTCCCCTCAAATGTGTTTAAACTTTGTAAAACATTCCTCCAGAGAACATGTCTTCTAAACTGTATGGCACAAGTCGcagttcataaataaataaaataaccgaGTTTAACATcgtgttttatcatttattccttTCACTCCTTTTTTACTTCGATTCATGTTTTATGAGTATTGGGATTTCCTGAGAGCTGGAATCTCTTGAAGCATTGAAGAaaaagttatgttttttttccctccacgacagaaaaaaaaaaaaccagcatacaaaacgttgaaaaaaaataagaaattagacTGGCTTTTGAAAATATCCCAATCACTTGAATTTATAGAGTAATTAGTGTAAGAAAAGTAACtggctttttttatatttgtttaaaccATTCATTTTCCTATGACGGAGAGGATATGAAACAGCGAAATGTATTGGAGCTTATTCCAAACAGAAAAGTCtagttaggtttaaatttttgtaactGAAATGTATTTATTGGGAGACATTAACAGTAGCTTTTACCAAGATGTCCAATGGAAATTATCctactgtaatatatatgtatataattctttatataagTGGGTACAACTACACGAAATTGCCAAAGCAAACCGA comes from Penaeus monodon isolate SGIC_2016 chromosome 2, NSTDA_Pmon_1, whole genome shotgun sequence and encodes:
- the LOC119580630 gene encoding nascent polypeptide-associated complex subunit alpha, muscle-specific form-like yields the protein MGGLRACGRRASRATSTWMMMLLLGVVLMQVASATAEWDRHCPPGCKCTYVSNRKVADCRSAGFSTVPSTLSPEVQELNLNNNNIRYLEKDAFKKAGLVNLQKLYLKENGIRSVHKDAFRDLRIMIELDLSANAVDKLHLHTFTGLEKLRVLDLSENALMRLDGVQFPPLPHLRKLDFRNNDLVYINNYAFSNLALLTSLRLSGNKLKLVQPELFVNNTNLVELELHDNPWECDCRLKNLVRWTKKRSLLQEHVTCHSPERVSGRRWENVSDEELACRPELIVIQTEVPAAPGQNASLTCRATGEPLPQLKWVLHGRVLTNMSVIPFSQPEQRYVVREVVEAATRWSELTVTHVQDHDLTYYTCVADNLAGLVEHNVSLVAAAPSHTGAVAPKATLDLYAIIGIATGGVLLLLLLIVALCCCLRRRKSREMKARPKVNGTAGGHVEHKNVMIVNPVEKPPRQYEQVPQTDIEMAALAADAGAHRSYDEVDYPEAGPAAHRTPLATLEEEDDDLPSQDTTLPLDAPCAAPAHSVVDYLGHYPDLLDMTRPRAVSPTQLSYHSLVAPQFAAAPPPAAEYRYSYVHPAEYTPYPVAYVAPQPQPRPGYVTLPRRHRSPSWAGQSSLEADASSPPPPPQEGERRYDPIYDTLGPRTTADGTSRTDLTRPALRAAEPFTPRTPQSPASPPGMPAYYAPATGGPARPLHHQRNHSSTLPRSTPNLLEGGAGLSLPAHQQALPEGVPAQLVTRGTFLPAHSPTPSTASTARTASPAYRAASPAVAPSPLHLPPASSSPASAAAATPSRSPLASSNESTLDSSTLYNNNNNNNSHSVNNNTKAAKDLDVSSASTGSAASAKKVPPKPPPKPSAKRLSVASVASDPRKASLAGEGRAFQDEGPDGTEV